The Deinococcus roseus genome window below encodes:
- the pckA gene encoding phosphoenolpyruvate carboxykinase (ATP): protein MTRTEAIMGTEDLSYLGAKNVNLHWNPGVAELYEAAVRLGEGHIVEGGPLLVETTPHTGRSPKDRFIVEDENTRDRVWWGGFNTPISAEVFDRLHDKMIAHMEGKEIFVQNLFAGTDPDYHMPVRFITEMAYHSLFVRNMFVRPTKVELRGFAPSFTVINLPSFKADPAIDGTRTETFIIVNFSKRTILVGGTKYAGENKKGIFGVLNFELPDLGVMPMHCSANIGPAGDTALFFGLSGTGKTTLSADPKRALIGDDEHGWTDHGIFNFEGGCYAKVINLNPAAEPAIFKTTRMYGTVLENVVMRADRTLDLDDGRITENTRSAYPITHIDNIAPGGRGTRPKNIVFLTADAYGVLPPISRLTREQMMYQFISGFTAKIPGTEQGVTEPIPTFSTCFGAPFMPRHPGVYAELLARRVEETGAKVWLVNTGWSGGKYGQGKRMSISYTRNMINAALNGDLDDVEFVTEPFFNLSIPTRVPGVPRDILNPRDTWQDKPEYDRTARRLARMFRDNFKRFESGVSEEVTACMPTHEELV, encoded by the coding sequence ATGACCCGCACGGAGGCGATCATGGGCACAGAAGACCTGAGTTACCTGGGAGCAAAAAATGTCAACCTGCACTGGAATCCCGGTGTTGCCGAACTCTACGAAGCTGCAGTGAGACTGGGAGAAGGCCACATCGTGGAAGGTGGCCCCCTGCTGGTGGAAACCACCCCCCACACCGGACGCAGCCCAAAAGACCGCTTCATTGTGGAAGACGAGAACACCCGGGACCGGGTCTGGTGGGGCGGTTTCAACACCCCCATCTCTGCAGAGGTTTTTGACCGCCTGCACGACAAGATGATTGCCCACATGGAAGGCAAGGAAATCTTTGTGCAGAACCTGTTCGCAGGCACCGACCCCGATTACCACATGCCTGTGCGCTTCATCACCGAGATGGCCTACCACAGCCTCTTTGTGCGCAACATGTTTGTGCGCCCCACCAAAGTGGAATTGCGCGGTTTTGCCCCCTCCTTCACGGTCATCAACCTGCCCAGTTTCAAAGCCGATCCTGCCATTGACGGCACCCGCACCGAAACCTTCATCATCGTGAATTTTTCAAAACGCACCATCCTGGTCGGAGGCACCAAATACGCCGGAGAGAACAAAAAAGGCATCTTCGGGGTGCTGAACTTTGAACTCCCGGATCTTGGTGTGATGCCCATGCACTGCTCGGCCAACATCGGACCTGCTGGAGACACCGCACTGTTCTTCGGGTTGTCTGGAACAGGAAAGACCACCCTCTCGGCAGACCCCAAACGTGCCCTGATCGGAGACGACGAGCATGGCTGGACCGACCACGGCATCTTCAACTTCGAGGGAGGTTGTTATGCCAAAGTCATCAACCTGAACCCCGCTGCAGAACCCGCCATCTTCAAAACCACCCGCATGTATGGCACCGTGCTGGAAAACGTGGTGATGCGTGCAGACCGCACCCTCGACCTCGACGATGGACGCATCACCGAAAACACCCGCAGTGCCTATCCCATCACCCACATCGATAACATTGCACCCGGCGGACGGGGCACAAGGCCCAAAAACATCGTGTTCCTGACCGCAGATGCTTACGGGGTGCTGCCTCCCATCTCCCGCCTCACGCGCGAGCAGATGATGTACCAGTTCATCTCTGGCTTCACCGCCAAGATCCCTGGAACCGAACAGGGCGTGACCGAACCCATCCCCACCTTCTCCACCTGCTTCGGAGCCCCCTTCATGCCCCGTCACCCGGGTGTGTACGCAGAACTGCTGGCCCGCCGCGTGGAAGAAACCGGAGCCAAAGTCTGGCTGGTCAACACCGGATGGAGCGGCGGCAAATACGGTCAGGGCAAACGCATGAGCATCTCCTACACCCGCAACATGATCAACGCTGCCCTGAACGGGGATCTGGACGATGTGGAGTTCGTGACCGAGCCTTTCTTCAACCTCTCCATCCCCACCCGCGTTCCTGGTGTGCCCAGAGACATCCTGAACCCCAGAGACACCTGGCAGGACAAACCCGAATACGACCGCACCGCCCGCAGGCTGGCCCGCATGTTCAGGGACAACTTCAAACGTTTCGAATCGGGCGTTTCCGAGGAAGTCACCGCCTGCATGCCCACCCACGAAGAACTGGTGTAA
- the glgC gene encoding glucose-1-phosphate adenylyltransferase: MAKRVLGMILAGGQGTRLSPLTAKRSKPAVPFGSKYRIIDFALNNFINSGIFSIYVLTQFKAQSLTEHIQRGWRFGTFLSDYFITLVPAQMYRYEELGPVWYRGTADAVYQNLHLVQNYHADYVAVFSGDHIYKMNVAHMIEMHEDTRADITIAAYPMPVSQASRFGVMQVDERYRIIGFEEKPKEPKGLPDKPDTALTSMGNYIFSAKALEELLHEAEREGGYDFGKDIIPKAIRDGYHVQAYDFARNPIPGQTGPNTYWRDVGTLDAYFEASMDLVSAKPEFDLYNPEFPLRTAMEFSPPAKFVHEAGDRTGRALNSLLAGGVIVSGGTVRESVVSRRVRVNSYAEINRSVILDEVEIGRHTRIQNAIVDKNVHIPPGTQIGYDLEADKARGFIITENGVVVVPKSYNFK, encoded by the coding sequence GTGGCGAAACGAGTATTAGGAATGATTCTGGCAGGCGGACAAGGCACACGACTCAGCCCCCTCACCGCCAAACGGTCCAAACCCGCAGTGCCCTTCGGCAGCAAATACCGCATCATTGACTTTGCGCTGAACAATTTCATCAACTCGGGCATCTTCAGCATTTACGTCCTGACCCAGTTCAAAGCCCAATCCCTCACCGAGCACATCCAGCGCGGCTGGCGTTTCGGAACATTTCTCTCGGACTACTTCATCACCCTGGTGCCTGCCCAGATGTACCGCTACGAGGAACTCGGACCCGTGTGGTACCGCGGAACCGCAGATGCCGTTTACCAGAACCTCCACCTTGTGCAGAACTACCACGCCGATTATGTGGCCGTGTTCTCTGGAGACCACATCTACAAAATGAATGTGGCCCACATGATCGAAATGCACGAAGACACCCGTGCAGACATCACCATCGCCGCCTACCCCATGCCTGTGTCCCAGGCCAGCCGTTTCGGGGTCATGCAGGTGGACGAGCGGTACCGCATCATCGGCTTTGAGGAGAAACCCAAAGAACCCAAGGGCCTCCCTGACAAACCCGACACTGCACTCACCAGCATGGGCAACTACATCTTCAGTGCCAAAGCCCTGGAAGAGTTGCTGCACGAAGCCGAACGTGAAGGCGGCTACGACTTCGGGAAAGACATCATTCCCAAGGCCATCCGCGATGGTTACCACGTGCAGGCCTACGACTTCGCACGCAACCCCATCCCTGGCCAGACCGGACCCAACACCTACTGGCGCGATGTGGGAACCCTGGACGCTTACTTTGAAGCCAGCATGGACCTGGTGAGCGCCAAACCCGAATTCGACCTCTACAACCCCGAATTTCCCCTGCGAACCGCCATGGAATTCAGCCCTCCTGCCAAATTTGTGCACGAGGCCGGAGACCGCACTGGTCGGGCCCTCAACAGCCTGCTGGCTGGAGGCGTGATTGTCTCGGGTGGCACCGTGCGCGAGAGCGTGGTGTCCCGCCGCGTGCGCGTCAACAGTTACGCTGAAATCAACCGCAGCGTGATTCTGGACGAGGTGGAAATTGGACGGCACACCCGCATCCAGAACGCCATCGTTGACAAGAACGTGCACATTCCCCCAGGAACCCAGATCGGTTACGACCTGGAGGCCGACAAGGCCAGAGGCTTCATCATCACCGAAAACGGTGTTGTGGTGGTGCCCAAATCCTACAACTTCAAATAA
- a CDS encoding S1C family serine protease, translating to MKLRGIARISLAIAALGAVSLTGFWLGRFQAASPLVTSDEINTVEVTNKNLKALVRVIARIPKAQLQPGESPDEIGSGFFYKSNRIITNYHVVQYAESIQVELADGRIVTAKLDGIDPGIDIAILAVSGVQAPATMRFGTSDKLIIGQKLIIFGSPFGVKSFVSTGELAAVERTAPPADDIGQEVPAMMMTTAFLQRGNSGGPILNSRGVVVGVADAMMASNTFAADGSIGLAIPIDLVKESIQDLEQIGISQRGSLGITMSNLGDLEPIIRKQAGITTTDGAVVEEVPAGSLGQRAGLRGAIRDNNRALVSLGDVIVAIDSQRVKDQYDVVRLVAAKRPGQKLTIKVWRNKKEVTLTATVVKRQR from the coding sequence TTGAAACTCAGGGGAATTGCGCGCATTTCACTGGCCATTGCCGCCCTGGGGGCCGTCAGTCTGACCGGCTTCTGGCTGGGGCGTTTTCAGGCTGCCAGCCCACTGGTCACCAGCGATGAAATCAACACCGTGGAGGTCACCAACAAGAACCTCAAGGCACTGGTGCGGGTCATTGCACGCATTCCCAAAGCCCAGCTGCAGCCCGGAGAATCCCCGGATGAAATTGGCAGCGGGTTCTTCTACAAATCCAACCGCATCATCACCAATTACCACGTGGTGCAGTACGCAGAGAGCATCCAGGTGGAACTGGCCGATGGTCGCATCGTGACGGCCAAACTGGACGGCATTGACCCCGGCATCGACATCGCCATCCTGGCGGTTTCCGGGGTGCAGGCTCCAGCCACCATGCGTTTTGGAACCAGCGACAAGCTGATCATCGGGCAGAAGCTGATCATTTTCGGATCTCCTTTCGGGGTGAAAAGCTTTGTGAGCACCGGAGAACTGGCCGCCGTGGAGCGCACGGCTCCTCCAGCAGATGACATCGGCCAGGAAGTCCCGGCCATGATGATGACCACTGCTTTCCTGCAACGTGGCAACAGCGGGGGTCCCATCCTCAACTCCCGTGGCGTGGTGGTCGGGGTGGCCGATGCCATGATGGCCTCCAACACCTTCGCAGCAGATGGGTCCATTGGTCTGGCCATCCCCATTGATCTGGTCAAAGAATCCATCCAGGACCTGGAACAGATTGGCATCTCCCAGCGTGGCTCTCTTGGAATCACCATGAGCAACCTGGGCGACCTGGAACCCATCATCCGCAAACAGGCTGGCATCACCACCACCGATGGTGCCGTGGTGGAAGAAGTTCCTGCAGGATCTCTGGGCCAGCGGGCAGGTCTGCGCGGAGCCATCCGGGACAACAACCGTGCACTGGTCTCTCTGGGAGACGTGATTGTCGCCATCGACAGCCAGCGGGTCAAGGACCAGTACGACGTGGTGCGCCTGGTGGCCGCCAAACGCCCTGGCCAGAAGCTGACCATCAAGGTCTGGCGCAACAAAAAAGAAGTCACTTTGACAGCAACTGTGGTGAAGAGACAGCGTTAG
- a CDS encoding ADP-ribosylglycohydrolase family protein, with the protein MTAAGILPGLAYGDALGCPIETWSAVQIRSIYGVYQGLPEQHPMQEIRQQFPQQLRRLRPLGIHSDDTQQAMALINVCREGFTPERWSRWLIEGLRSGAFRGYGRHFSAAVHALRKGKDFRSSGSPSAGMGAAMRVAPLAALYSTPEELSEVVVASSLMTHAHGVAAFTAYAVAACAFGFLQGLGVAEVQQKLPIWVRNAEEIWLSRPDWSFDRTDGHLVSDTLQAAFRQNFRDHKSLGDWISETAKPHLADDFTRAHPNQGYGLLGGLHGILMALQPQDPLDLLDEIVRLGFDTDTVAAIAGGILGARHGAGWIPMQKLLDRDRILAYAEGNTEDLSTYLKAEIAWTEKEKAFQQAL; encoded by the coding sequence ATGACTGCAGCAGGCATTTTGCCCGGACTGGCTTATGGAGATGCGCTGGGTTGCCCCATTGAAACCTGGAGTGCGGTGCAAATCCGCAGCATTTATGGGGTGTATCAGGGGCTGCCTGAGCAGCACCCCATGCAGGAAATCCGGCAACAGTTTCCCCAGCAACTCAGGCGGCTCAGGCCCCTGGGCATCCACTCGGATGACACCCAGCAGGCCATGGCCCTGATCAACGTGTGCCGGGAAGGGTTCACCCCCGAACGCTGGTCCAGATGGCTGATTGAGGGCTTGCGTTCTGGAGCCTTCAGGGGCTATGGACGCCATTTCAGTGCAGCGGTGCATGCCCTGCGCAAAGGCAAGGACTTCAGGAGCAGTGGCAGTCCTTCTGCTGGAATGGGTGCTGCCATGCGGGTGGCTCCGTTGGCTGCCCTGTATTCCACCCCTGAAGAACTTTCAGAGGTGGTGGTGGCTTCCAGCCTGATGACCCATGCCCACGGGGTGGCAGCATTCACGGCCTATGCTGTTGCGGCTTGCGCTTTTGGCTTCCTGCAAGGGCTGGGTGTGGCAGAGGTTCAGCAAAAACTCCCCATCTGGGTGCGCAATGCAGAGGAAATCTGGCTGTCCAGACCAGACTGGTCTTTTGACCGCACAGATGGGCATCTTGTTTCAGACACCCTGCAGGCAGCGTTCAGGCAGAATTTCAGGGACCACAAAAGCCTCGGGGATTGGATCAGCGAAACAGCAAAGCCCCATCTGGCAGATGATTTCACCCGTGCCCATCCCAACCAGGGTTATGGTTTGCTGGGTGGTTTGCACGGCATCCTGATGGCCCTGCAGCCCCAGGATCCTCTGGACTTGCTGGATGAAATTGTGCGTCTGGGGTTTGATACGGACACCGTGGCTGCCATTGCAGGGGGCATTCTGGGGGCCAGACATGGTGCAGGCTGGATTCCCATGCAGAAACTTCTGGACCGGGACCGCATCCTGGCTTACGCAGAAGGCAACACTGAAGACCTGAGCACCTACCTGAAAGCGGAAATCGCCTGGACAGAAAAGGAAAAAGCTTTCCAGCAAGCCCTGTAA
- a CDS encoding CBU_0592 family membrane protein, whose protein sequence is MEQVIQITGALMVLAAFILVQARKLDPASRIYLILNAAGSGILAIDALLMQEWGFVLLEGVWALVSVWGLVKPGKGVLHQVLFGMAVWEHWGSDPPDWLECSSGNTAGQIPLCSLRLHCPPSALGDGCRTTEIPLR, encoded by the coding sequence GTGGAACAGGTCATTCAGATCACCGGTGCACTCATGGTTCTTGCAGCATTCATTCTGGTGCAGGCCAGAAAACTGGACCCCGCCAGCCGCATCTACCTGATCCTCAACGCCGCAGGCTCAGGCATTCTGGCCATCGATGCCCTGCTGATGCAAGAATGGGGATTTGTGCTGCTGGAAGGGGTCTGGGCGCTGGTTTCGGTTTGGGGACTGGTGAAACCTGGGAAAGGGGTTTTGCATCAGGTTTTGTTTGGAATGGCGGTCTGGGAGCACTGGGGGTCAGATCCCCCTGATTGGTTGGAATGTTCTTCTGGGAACACTGCGGGTCAGATCCCCCTGTGCTCGCTGCGCTTGCACTGTCCCCCGTCAGCGTTGGGGGATGGGTGTAGGACGACAGAAATCCCCCTTCGTTAA
- a CDS encoding FmdB family zinc ribbon protein has protein sequence MPTYQYKNLNTGETFEVSQRITEKAWTVHPETGDPVKRLISKPGIAFKGSGFYVNDSRPSSSSEG, from the coding sequence ATGCCCACATACCAGTACAAAAACCTCAACACCGGTGAAACCTTCGAAGTCTCCCAGCGCATCACTGAAAAGGCCTGGACCGTGCACCCCGAAACCGGGGATCCGGTCAAGCGCCTGATCAGCAAGCCGGGCATCGCCTTCAAAGGCTCGGGATTTTATGTCAACGACAGCCGTCCCAGCAGCAGTTCGGAGGGGTAA
- a CDS encoding YibE/F family protein: MKFLLVLFSLLLCWMGAGFAQDTPPEASAAQLQSQSQTLEGTISQLDPLMVKVGQDVLPLTHDGNLTVKLGDLVQVFQTLDPAGNTVYYLADFVRWPYLLGLTLLFVVVAGVVGKGKGIRAVLGMFLSVAVILLMVIPLILAGWNPAFVALLGSAGILLFSVYFVHGFNWTTTAALLATLLTAAVSVGLAALSMHFTHLTGLMDEETMFLKQMGITDLRGLLLGGMIIGALGALVDSTIPQVAVVRELAHLHAGHDHPKQSWQSLFAASMRVGMDHIGSLVNTLVLAYAGSSLSLFVLFQAGNTSLKGALNMEVVSSAIVQSLVGSIGLILAVPLATFIACMAYQYDRLPAPKEGEGHHHHH, from the coding sequence ATGAAGTTCCTGCTCGTTCTTTTTTCGTTGTTGTTGTGCTGGATGGGTGCAGGGTTTGCCCAGGACACCCCCCCTGAAGCTTCTGCTGCACAGTTGCAATCCCAGTCCCAGACCCTGGAAGGCACCATCAGCCAGCTGGATCCCCTGATGGTGAAAGTGGGTCAGGATGTGCTCCCCCTGACCCACGATGGCAACCTGACTGTGAAACTGGGGGATCTGGTGCAAGTGTTCCAGACCCTCGATCCTGCAGGAAATACGGTGTATTATCTGGCGGATTTCGTGCGCTGGCCTTATTTGCTGGGTCTCACCCTGCTCTTTGTGGTGGTGGCCGGAGTGGTGGGCAAAGGCAAGGGCATCCGGGCCGTGCTGGGCATGTTCCTGTCTGTTGCCGTGATTTTACTGATGGTGATTCCCCTGATCCTGGCAGGCTGGAATCCAGCCTTTGTGGCCTTGCTGGGCAGTGCAGGCATTTTGCTGTTCAGCGTTTATTTTGTGCACGGTTTCAACTGGACCACCACTGCAGCACTGCTGGCCACCTTGCTGACTGCAGCGGTCTCGGTGGGGCTGGCGGCCCTCTCCATGCATTTCACGCACCTGACCGGCCTGATGGATGAGGAAACCATGTTCCTCAAGCAAATGGGCATCACCGACCTGAGGGGCCTTTTGCTGGGCGGCATGATCATCGGGGCACTGGGAGCACTGGTGGATTCCACCATTCCCCAGGTGGCCGTGGTGCGTGAACTGGCCCACCTGCATGCGGGACACGACCACCCGAAACAAAGCTGGCAATCCCTCTTTGCGGCCAGCATGAGGGTGGGCATGGACCACATTGGCAGTCTGGTGAACACCCTGGTGCTGGCTTATGCAGGCAGCAGCCTCTCGCTGTTTGTGCTGTTCCAGGCAGGAAACACCAGCTTAAAAGGTGCCCTCAACATGGAAGTGGTGTCCAGTGCCATCGTGCAGAGTCTGGTGGGCTCCATCGGTCTGATTCTGGCGGTGCCTCTGGCGACTTTCATTGCCTGCATGGCCTACCAGTATGACCGCCTGCCTGCTCCCAAAGAGGGTGAAGGGCATCATCATCACCATTGA
- the glmS gene encoding glutamine--fructose-6-phosphate transaminase (isomerizing): MCGIVGYIGPRDAQDVLISGLAKLEYRGYDSAGVAIRTENGIEVRKKAGKLAILAGELEKEPLKGCLGIGHTRWATHGLPNDTNAHPHATEDGKLVIIHNGIIENYLHLKDALTARGHVFRSETDSEVLAHLIEEKYKGNLEVAVREALAEVRGAYGIVVTHIDHDEIVAARTVSPLVMGVGQGEMFLASDVPALLPYTRTMVFLHDGDMVVLNKEGYRITDLQGTPVKRDETLIEWDAEAAEKGGFDTYMLKEIYEQPQALTNTLIGRLHDDTGEVNLDINLDPASFKRISIIACGTAFYAGLVGEYLIEQLARIPVEVDVASEYRYRSPLVSENTLAIVISQSGETIDTLEALREAKKQGAKTLGVINAKGSSMTREVDDVLYIHAGPEIGVASTKAYTAMVSGMLMLALWLGRARGTLNEELGRELLQGARELPRLVEECLQPERVENIQRIAQKYHQARDYLFLGRGVNSPTAFEGALKLKEISYIHAEAYAAGEMKHGPIALIDEHLPVVVIATESFLLEKTISNIQEVKARSGKVIAVVSDGDTDAARHADDVIYVPRAAEMVSPVVNAVAMQLLAYFTATALNRDVDKPRNLAKSVTVE; this comes from the coding sequence ATGTGCGGAATTGTTGGTTACATTGGTCCTCGTGATGCCCAGGACGTTTTGATTTCGGGTCTCGCCAAACTGGAATACCGTGGTTACGACAGTGCAGGGGTGGCCATTCGCACTGAGAATGGCATTGAAGTCAGAAAGAAAGCCGGAAAACTGGCCATTCTGGCTGGAGAACTGGAAAAAGAGCCCCTCAAGGGCTGCCTGGGCATTGGGCACACCCGGTGGGCCACCCACGGTCTGCCCAACGACACCAACGCCCACCCCCACGCCACCGAGGACGGCAAACTGGTGATCATCCACAACGGGATCATCGAGAACTACCTGCACCTCAAAGATGCCCTGACCGCCAGAGGGCACGTCTTTCGCAGTGAAACCGACAGTGAAGTGCTGGCCCACCTGATCGAAGAAAAATACAAAGGCAACCTGGAAGTGGCAGTGCGTGAAGCTCTAGCAGAAGTGCGCGGCGCTTATGGCATTGTGGTCACCCACATCGACCACGATGAAATTGTGGCTGCCAGAACCGTCAGTCCTCTGGTGATGGGGGTTGGCCAGGGCGAGATGTTCCTGGCAAGTGATGTGCCCGCCCTCTTGCCCTACACCCGCACCATGGTGTTCCTGCACGATGGAGACATGGTGGTCCTCAACAAAGAGGGCTACCGGATCACCGATTTGCAGGGCACCCCTGTGAAGCGTGATGAAACCCTGATCGAATGGGACGCTGAAGCTGCAGAAAAAGGCGGCTTCGACACCTACATGCTCAAAGAAATCTACGAGCAACCCCAGGCCCTCACCAACACCCTGATTGGCCGCCTCCATGACGACACGGGCGAGGTGAACCTCGACATCAACCTGGATCCTGCCAGCTTCAAGCGCATCTCCATCATTGCCTGCGGAACGGCCTTCTATGCCGGTCTGGTCGGAGAATACCTGATCGAGCAACTGGCCCGCATTCCCGTGGAAGTGGATGTGGCCTCCGAGTACCGCTACCGTTCCCCCCTGGTCAGCGAAAACACCCTCGCCATCGTGATTTCCCAGTCCGGAGAGACCATTGACACCCTGGAAGCCCTGCGTGAAGCCAAGAAACAGGGGGCCAAAACCCTCGGGGTGATCAACGCCAAGGGGTCCAGCATGACCCGCGAAGTGGACGATGTGCTCTACATCCACGCTGGACCGGAAATCGGGGTGGCCTCCACCAAGGCCTACACCGCCATGGTCAGTGGCATGCTGATGCTGGCTTTGTGGCTGGGTCGTGCCCGTGGCACCCTCAACGAGGAACTGGGCCGGGAACTGCTGCAAGGTGCACGCGAACTGCCCCGTCTGGTGGAAGAATGCCTGCAACCCGAGCGTGTGGAGAACATCCAGCGCATTGCCCAGAAGTACCACCAGGCCCGCGATTACCTGTTCCTGGGCCGTGGCGTGAACTCTCCCACCGCCTTCGAAGGTGCCCTGAAACTCAAGGAGATCAGCTACATCCATGCTGAAGCTTACGCAGCAGGGGAGATGAAGCACGGCCCCATCGCCCTGATTGATGAGCACCTGCCCGTGGTGGTGATCGCCACCGAGAGTTTCCTGCTGGAGAAAACCATCTCCAACATCCAGGAAGTCAAAGCCAGAAGCGGCAAGGTCATCGCCGTGGTCAGCGATGGAGACACCGACGCTGCACGCCACGCCGACGATGTGATTTACGTGCCCAGAGCTGCCGAAATGGTTTCTCCTGTGGTGAATGCTGTGGCCATGCAACTGCTGGCCTACTTCACGGCCACTGCCCTGAACCGGGATGTGGACAAGCCCCGCAACCTTGCCAAGAGCGTGACCGTCGAGTAA
- a CDS encoding RNA ligase (ATP): MLWSVAKHLVSIKPHSNADSLEIAKVGANQLVVKKGEMRDGDEVVFIPKDSLLPEVLQAAFPYAREGRVRSVQLRGEISMGIALSLQDVSNFFGEDIQDLLNLAELGEDVSSLLQIEKYEPQIPYHMQGEVDPVPIHVYYSHHDCNQYGTYRDELDFSERVVVTEKLHGSQGIFLFTRADAARADSEWEIRVSSKGMLRKGLVLKPSEGNVYWQALKNSGLAEKVQTLPGNSIQIFTEVIPVQKGYNYGQNRVTLRVFEVRVDGVILPYDAPELTPFRELWVPVVYDGKFGKADLYALSKGKELVSGQALHIREGVVVRPHLDRKAEDGEWLKLKVINPAYKETGEEFN, from the coding sequence ATGCTCTGGTCCGTTGCCAAACACCTTGTTTCCATCAAACCCCACTCCAATGCAGACAGCCTGGAAATCGCCAAAGTGGGCGCGAACCAGCTGGTGGTCAAAAAAGGGGAGATGCGAGATGGCGATGAGGTGGTGTTCATCCCCAAAGATTCCCTGCTTCCAGAAGTGCTGCAGGCCGCTTTTCCTTATGCCAGGGAAGGCCGGGTGCGCAGTGTGCAACTGCGGGGGGAAATCTCCATGGGAATTGCGCTTTCCTTGCAGGACGTTTCAAATTTTTTTGGTGAAGACATCCAGGACTTGCTGAATCTGGCAGAGCTGGGAGAGGACGTTTCCAGCCTGTTGCAAATAGAGAAATACGAACCCCAGATCCCTTACCACATGCAGGGCGAAGTGGATCCCGTGCCAATACATGTGTATTACAGCCACCACGACTGCAACCAGTACGGCACCTACCGGGACGAACTGGACTTTTCTGAACGGGTGGTCGTGACCGAAAAACTGCACGGATCTCAGGGTATTTTCCTGTTCACCCGTGCAGACGCCGCCCGTGCAGATTCCGAATGGGAAATCCGGGTGTCCTCCAAAGGGATGCTCAGAAAAGGACTGGTCCTGAAACCCTCTGAGGGAAACGTCTACTGGCAGGCCCTGAAAAACTCGGGTCTGGCAGAGAAAGTGCAAACCCTGCCTGGAAACAGCATCCAGATCTTCACCGAGGTGATCCCTGTGCAGAAAGGCTACAACTATGGCCAGAACCGGGTGACCCTCCGGGTGTTTGAAGTGCGGGTGGATGGGGTGATTCTGCCCTATGATGCCCCTGAACTCACACCTTTCCGGGAGTTGTGGGTGCCCGTGGTTTACGACGGAAAGTTTGGCAAGGCCGATCTTTACGCCCTCAGCAAGGGAAAAGAGCTGGTTTCCGGTCAGGCCCTGCACATCCGTGAAGGTGTGGTGGTGCGTCCCCACCTGGACCGCAAGGCCGAAGACGGTGAGTGGCTCAAACTGAAAGTGATCAACCCGGCCTACAAGGAAACCGGGGAAGAATTCAACTGA
- a CDS encoding 3'-5' exonuclease, protein MKNILIIDVESTCWQGKIPAGMSSEVIELGYAILQEGEGVLEWGSFLIPPRHSEISAFCTELTTISPETFVLEAEKVVQRSDLLEQLNALTRRHGWHNFKSCQWGSWGDYDFKMLVKTFGEQELRKDHHLNIKQQHAAERGLPKALGMGQALRFENLELQGTHHRGGDDAFNIARIARKVLGW, encoded by the coding sequence ATGAAAAACATCCTGATCATCGATGTGGAATCCACGTGCTGGCAGGGGAAAATCCCTGCTGGCATGTCCAGTGAAGTGATTGAACTGGGTTACGCCATCCTGCAAGAAGGAGAGGGCGTGCTGGAATGGGGATCATTTCTGATCCCTCCCAGACACAGTGAAATCAGTGCGTTTTGCACAGAACTCACCACCATCAGCCCAGAGACTTTTGTTCTGGAAGCAGAAAAGGTGGTGCAGCGTTCAGACCTTCTGGAACAACTCAATGCCCTGACCCGCAGGCACGGCTGGCACAACTTCAAATCCTGCCAGTGGGGGTCCTGGGGAGATTACGACTTCAAGATGCTGGTCAAGACCTTTGGTGAGCAGGAACTGCGCAAGGACCATCACCTGAACATCAAACAGCAACACGCTGCTGAACGGGGCCTGCCTAAAGCCCTGGGCATGGGACAGGCCTTGCGCTTTGAGAACCTGGAATTGCAGGGCACCCATCATCGGGGCGGGGATGATGCTTTCAACATCGCCCGGATTGCCCGGAAAGTGCTGGGGTGGTGA